The following nucleotide sequence is from Oscillospiraceae bacterium.
TTCGCATGTTTGATTTTCAATGCAGAAATAAAGGAGTTCAATTTGACCGTTATCGGATTCGGGATCGTGAAGAGTCCGGTTACATCTCTTCGTGAAATTCTTATTACCGTCGCAGGTCCGTTTGCCGGGCTGACACTTTCGGCAGCAGCCTTCTTATTGGGATATAATCAAATAGGCGTTATCTCCTTATTCCTTTCCGCGATCAATCTGATCCCTGTTCCGCCGTTGGACGGAGATCGAATTTTACGGGAAATACTTTCACCCGTTTTTATTCTTACAATTAATGTTTTTGCACTTGCTTCTCTTTTCGTATCTGGTATATATTTGGCTATAAAGTATATTAACTTTACAGTGCTGTTGTTTTCACTGTTGATGCTATGCTGTTTTTTCGGGAAATATAAACAAGGTATTTCTACCAAAATGTTCCGCGATTTTCCCCCGAATTTTTGAATTTTCATACCCGTTTCGGCAAATACTTTATGTGTTGAAACAACCGCCGAGATGGGAGGGATTCTCTTGCAAAACAGCAAGGTAGAGATCAGCGGAATCAACACTTCTAAGCTGAAAACCCTTACCCAGAGCGAAAAAACCAATCTCATGCAGCGTTCCAAAAAGGGCGATAAAGCCGCCAGAGAAGAATTGATTAACGGAAATCTGAAGTTGGTTTTAAGCGTGATTCAACGCTTTACAAACCGCGGAGAGAACCCCGATGATTTATTTCAGGTCGGTTGTGTCGGATTAATCAAAGCCATCGACAATTTTGACGAAGGGCATGGCGTGATGCTGTCCACCTATGCAGTCCCGATGATTATTGGTGAAATCAGGCGGTTTTTGCGTGACAATAATCCGATCCGAGTCAGCCGTTCAACCAAAGATCTGGCTTATAAAGCTATGCAAGCCAAAGAAAAACTGACGAACAAACTCTCCCGTGAACCCAATATTGAGGAGATTGCAAAAGAGCTGAATATCCCGAAAGAGGAAGTTGTGATTGCACTCGAATCCTTAGTCAATCCGGTATCCTTATATGACCCCGTTTTTTCCGATTCGGGTGATACGCTTTATATCATGGACCAAATCAGCGATAAAAACGACGACAACGCCTGGCTCAATGAGATTTCGCTGCGTGAGGCAATCAATGCACTTGGGGATCGGGAAAAGCAAATTTTATCTTTGCGCTTTTTCGAAGGAAAAACGCAAATGGAAGTGGCCTCGGAGATCGGAATCTCCCAAGCCCAGATTTCCCGCCTCGAAAAAGGTGCGCTTAAAAAAATCAAAAAGCAAATGTAATAAGCAAGTATAAAATATCAGATAAATCTAAAATACAGAAGCGATTTCTTCGCGCGTTGCGGTTCCCGTGACGCCAATTTTTTTGATTGTCACCGCCGATGCGGCTGATGCGACTTCCGCGCTGATGATCGGATCGCAGCCGGTTGCGGATATACAGGAAAACGCGGAGATGAAAGTATCCCCCGCACCGCAGATATCAAACGGGCCTTTT
It contains:
- a CDS encoding site-2 protease family protein; translation: MGAVICIDQTAVIILLCALVHEFGHLFACLIFNAEIKEFNLTVIGFGIVKSPVTSLREILITVAGPFAGLTLSAAAFLLGYNQIGVISLFLSAINLIPVPPLDGDRILREILSPVFILTINVFALASLFVSGIYLAIKYINFTVLLFSLLMLCCFFGKYKQGISTKMFRDFPPNF
- the sigG gene encoding RNA polymerase sporulation sigma factor SigG, whose protein sequence is MGGILLQNSKVEISGINTSKLKTLTQSEKTNLMQRSKKGDKAAREELINGNLKLVLSVIQRFTNRGENPDDLFQVGCVGLIKAIDNFDEGHGVMLSTYAVPMIIGEIRRFLRDNNPIRVSRSTKDLAYKAMQAKEKLTNKLSREPNIEEIAKELNIPKEEVVIALESLVNPVSLYDPVFSDSGDTLYIMDQISDKNDDNAWLNEISLREAINALGDREKQILSLRFFEGKTQMEVASEIGISQAQISRLEKGALKKIKKQM